The genomic window AATTCATTAATGCTGTGGCCGAAAAAGGACTTCTTTACCCCGTTGATCCAAGCAGCAAAGGATCTTGTTTTATTGGTGGCAATGTAGCTCATGGTTCTGGTGGACCAAGGGTAGTGAAGTATGGAACGATACGTGAATATATCCTCAATCTCGAAGTGGTTTTGCCTAATGGAGATATCATTTGGACAGGTGCAAATACCCTGAAATATGCATCAGGTTATAATTTAACCCAGCTGATGATCGGTTCGGAAGGTACTTTGGCGGTGGTAACGAAAATCGTTACCAAATTATTGCCTAAACCTAGTCAATCGGTTTTAATGATGGGCTCTTTCAGCACCAATGAAGATGCATGCGCAGCGGTCTCTGCAATTTTTAGGGCAGGGGTAACACCATCGGCTTTAGAGTTTATGGAAAGGAAAGGAGTGGAGTGGGTTATAAAATTCGATGATATTAAGTTCGATTTAAAAGATGATGTTGCTGCGTTGTTGATGATTGAGTTCGATGGAGATGATTTGGATGATATCTTTAAAAACTGCGAGAAAACTAATGTTGTTTTAGAAGAGCACCACTGTACTGAAGTTTTATTTGCAGATACTGCTGCTCAAAAAGAAGAACTCTGGCGGATGCGCAGAACAATGGCCGAATCGGTTAAATCTAATTCGGTGTATAAAGAAGAAGATACCGTTGTACCTCGTGCGGCTTTACCTAAGTTAATCAATGGCATAAAAGAAATTGGTGCAAAATACGGTTTTGAAAGTGTTTGTTATGGTCACGCCGGTGATGGAAACCTGCACGTAAACATCATTAAAGCTGGAATGAGCGATGAAGACTGGAAAAATAAACTCAAATTTGGAATTGCCGAAATATTCGAATTAACAACCGCTTTAGGTGGGACATTATCTGGTGAGCACGGAATTGGTTTAGTGCAAAAAGAGTTTATGCCAATCAAGTATTCCGAAATTCATCTTAATTTAATGCGGGGTATTAAAAATGTTTTCGATCCGAAGGGAATTTTAAATCCTGGCAAAATTATGCCTGATGTTTCTAGTTATTAGGAAACGCTAAAAAAAAAAATGTCGTCATTTCGAGCGGAGCGCAACGCAGTCGAGAACCCGAAGGCTCTGCGAAACAAAATCTGTCTGAGGAGTACTTTTAATTTAGATCTCTCCATTCCACTGCGCTTCAGTCGAGATGACGGTCTGCATTTTTTTACAGCTGTTCAAAATTCAGCATTTTTTGCTTTTCCTCTTCTGGGATCGCAGCTGGTTTGCCTGTAGCGTAATCAACCGCAATGCAAATCGTTTTTCCTTTACTGCAGATGATCTCTTCTGTTCCTTTTATCTTAACGATCTGGTAGTCCAGGTCGAAACTTGTAGTGCCAATCCTTGATGTTTTTACATGGATAGCAATTTTATCGTTCATTACAATAGGTAAAATGTAATCGAGTTCAGCATGGGCAATTACGATTCCGGTTTTCTTCCAATCCCATTTTATAATTTCTTCCCAATACTTTGTTCTGGCAATTTCTAAATAAGTAAAGTAAATGGAATT from Flavobacterium sp. W4I14 includes these protein-coding regions:
- a CDS encoding glycolate oxidase (product_source=KO:K00104; cath_funfam=1.10.45.10,3.30.43.10,3.30.465.10; cog=COG0277; ko=KO:K00104; pfam=PF01565,PF02913; superfamily=56176; tigrfam=TIGR00387), whose translation is MNFTKINPEILAEIKAAIGADKIFTDVESLDKYSHDETEDLRYQPEIVVKPTSPEEISALLKICNAHHVPVTPRGGGTGLSGAALPIYGGVSLSMERFKAILDIDTENLQATVEPGVITEEFINAVAEKGLLYPVDPSSKGSCFIGGNVAHGSGGPRVVKYGTIREYILNLEVVLPNGDIIWTGANTLKYASGYNLTQLMIGSEGTLAVVTKIVTKLLPKPSQSVLMMGSFSTNEDACAAVSAIFRAGVTPSALEFMERKGVEWVIKFDDIKFDLKDDVAALLMIEFDGDDLDDIFKNCEKTNVVLEEHHCTEVLFADTAAQKEELWRMRRTMAESVKSNSVYKEEDTVVPRAALPKLINGIKEIGAKYGFESVCYGHAGDGNLHVNIIKAGMSDEDWKNKLKFGIAEIFELTTALGGTLSGEHGIGLVQKEFMPIKYSEIHLNLMRGIKNVFDPKGILNPGKIMPDVSSY
- a CDS encoding acyl-CoA thioester hydrolase (product_source=KO:K07107; cath_funfam=3.10.129.10; cog=COG0824; ko=KO:K07107; pfam=PF13279; superfamily=54637; tigrfam=TIGR00051), which produces MNLKTFWQNKLKSKDKLAEIKDFSDKFNYKTNIHLRFIDFDMMGHVNNSIYFTYLEIARTKYWEEIIKWDWKKTGIVIAHAELDYILPIVMNDKIAIHVKTSRIGTTSFDLDYQIVKIKGTEEIICSKGKTICIAVDYATGKPAAIPEEEKQKMLNFEQL